CAATCACACCTGCGCCCGGCTGACCAGTGGCGAGATCAGGTGCTGGGGCGACAACAAGGCGGGACAGCTCGGCACAGGCACAACGACCTCGAGTGGCTTACCCTTGGCGCTGAGCATGAGCCCTCAGGCCGAGGCACTGAGCGCCGGCAGGTCCCACACGTGCGCGCTGTTGCCTGATCGCAGCATTCGGTGCTGGGGTTACAACCACACAGGCCAGCTGGGCGATGGCACCACGTCACCCGAGCAGAGTCCAACGCCTGTCGAACCCGATGAGCCCAAGGACGTACTTGAAATCGCAGCGGGAGGGGAGCACACCTGCGCTCGCTTGGGCGGCGGCGAAGTCAAGTGCTGGGGTAGCCATCAACACTATCAGCTCGGCGACGGATGTCCGCCCAGCTTCCCATGCTTGCCTTTTCAGGGCTCACTTGTCTGCAGTCTACCGGTTGGAGGGCCGGGTCGCGGGTGCTTCCCGGGATACTCGTCGGACTGTGGCGTTCCAGGCGGCCGCTGCGAGCAACGCATATGCATCGGTTGGTACTTCTGCATTCGCAGCTGCAGTCCAGCCGCAAGCGGCGGCGCTGATTCTGGCAGCGCCGGTTTCCTCGAGGCGCCGCCGCAATCAGCCAGCGGCACTGGCATGGCCAGGGAAACAGGAACGCCCTGCGGCAGTCCCGGGCCTTAGGAGGCGCGACAAAGTAAACGATCCAGACCGGGCGTGTGGGTGGAGTGCGATCGGGAGCGCGCCCGGAGAAGAGGCCGCAGGAATGGCAGCGCTATTTCGAGGACGTAGGTCGTGAACGCGCCCGCCCGCGCGCTCGCAGCGGTAGCGTTTATTAAATCCTCCCTGGAGCGATATTGAGTGACAGGACAGGCGGCGATATGCTCGGATCTACTCAATTTTGAGGGAGCCAGGCACAGCGCTCCTGGGTGCGGGTCACGCCGGGAGCCGTTGCCGCTGGGAGAGTTTGCGGATGTCCACTGAACCTTGCGTGAAGCGCGGCGATCTGCCGGGCTTCACGGTCGCCGGGACCTGGCGCTTCAAGCGGGAAGACATCGACGCCTGGATCGAGGTGCAGAAGCAATCGGGAACGGGTGACACCTCGTCACGGGGGGCATCGGAATGACGGCCAAACGCAAGCGCCAAACCAAGGCGAAGGCCAAGAAGAAAGCGGCCGGCACCAAGAAGAACAACGGCGCGACTCTAGGTTTCGAGCAGACCCTGTGGGCCGCCGCCGACAACCCGCGAGCCGAGATGCAAGCAGACGCGCCGCGAGTGTCGATTGGAGGCCGGATGACCCGCAAGAAGAAGTCCCCTACGGCCTCCCTCGTCCGTTCCTCCGCGGCCGAGTACCTGACGTTCGTGGCGGCCAGCGGCGGGGGCGGCGTCGAGGCGGTCTATGCCGATGAGAACGTGTGGCTCAGCCAGAAGATGATGGGGCAACTCTACGACGTCGACGTTCGCACCGTCAATTACCACCTGAAGAGGGTGTTTTCGGACAGCGAGCTCGAGGAGGAGGCAGTTATCCAAAATTTTC
The window above is part of the Pseudomonadota bacterium genome. Proteins encoded here:
- a CDS encoding helix-turn-helix domain-containing protein; protein product: MRMSTEPCVKRGDLPGFTVAGTWRFKREDIDAWIEVQKQSGTGDTSSRGASE